Proteins from a genomic interval of Rubinisphaera italica:
- a CDS encoding tyrosine-type recombinase/integrase: MVDSSRRAYTLFWAPTILGEVQFRISLSKAQGSDTYCYTREQVEAMVSHCQKTPSLEWMKNVIVGLATTGMRIGEFVSLRWSDLDLENNVIQLTDERSSKRRKQAGSVRTIKGKRGRTIPLHETFKTILKQIPMHHDGLVFHGPLGGKIKPDVIRRNLIKQILEPLSSSFPIPVGEIGFEHGRLHSFRHYFVSEAFRQNVTEAQIMEWVGHKDSEMVKLYRHLRADDGHRHMQRLNFGTAPEQPSPIMDETIPEITLA; encoded by the coding sequence ATAGTCGACTCCTCTCGGAGAGCTTACACTCTCTTTTGGGCGCCCACTATTCTTGGGGAAGTCCAGTTTCGGATATCACTGAGCAAGGCACAGGGATCCGATACCTACTGCTATACCAGGGAACAAGTTGAGGCTATGGTGTCGCACTGCCAGAAAACGCCTTCACTGGAGTGGATGAAAAATGTCATCGTCGGCCTGGCAACAACCGGCATGCGCATCGGCGAATTTGTTTCCCTACGTTGGTCAGACCTTGATCTCGAAAACAATGTCATTCAACTGACCGATGAACGATCAAGTAAACGTCGCAAACAGGCTGGCTCTGTCAGGACGATCAAAGGTAAGCGTGGACGAACGATCCCACTCCATGAAACCTTTAAAACGATTCTCAAACAGATTCCCATGCATCACGATGGACTCGTATTTCATGGTCCACTCGGTGGCAAAATAAAGCCGGATGTGATTCGTAGAAATTTGATCAAGCAGATTCTTGAGCCATTAAGTTCCAGCTTCCCCATCCCTGTAGGTGAGATCGGATTTGAACATGGACGACTCCATAGTTTTCGACACTACTTCGTCAGCGAAGCCTTCCGACAAAACGTGACCGAGGCTCAAATCATGGAATGGGTCGGACACAAGGATTCAGAGATGGTCAAGCTCTATCGGCACTTGCGGGCCGATGATGGTCACCGTCATATGCAGCGCCTGAACTTCGGCACCGCTCCTGAACAGCCATCCCCAATAATGGATGAGACTATCCCAGAAATCACCCTGGCATGA
- a CDS encoding IS3 family transposase (programmed frameshift), with amino-acid sequence MSGSSQAGKRTRRRYSEEFKRDAVGLVTEQHYPLAEAARRLDIHVSVLRNWKEKFMSGKESKSNEKLFESEREELRQLREENRKLRMDREILKKAGSLFREGKSVRFTFIDDHEEDFEVARMCEIFEVSRSGYYTWKNRPMSIRQENQQELTQAMKEIHQETREVYGSPRMHRELLERGYEVSENTVAKLMNQAGIQAKTRKKFKNTTDSNHSRPVAENHLDRQFDAVTKSNEVWLSDITCIWTEEGWLYLAAVLDMYTRKVVGWSMAERMTSDLVVNALRMAVDQEAVSNADLKELTLHSDRGSQYASEDYQQVLTSMGITCSMSRKGNCWDNAPMESFFATLKKELVHHERYKKRSEARSSLFEYIEVFYNRVRKHSALGYLSPAQFVQVT; translated from the exons ATGTCGGGATCATCACAGGCTGGAAAACGGACGCGGCGGCGTTATTCTGAAGAGTTTAAGCGGGATGCCGTGGGACTGGTGACCGAGCAGCATTATCCGCTGGCCGAGGCGGCTCGACGCCTGGATATTCATGTCAGTGTTTTACGCAACTGGAAAGAGAAGTTCATGAGCGGCAAAGAATCGAAGTCCAACGAGAAGTTGTTTGAATCCGAACGTGAAGAGTTGCGACAGCTGCGCGAGGAGAATCGTAAGCTGAGAATGGATCGAGAGATTTTAAAAAAAGCAG GCAGCCTTTTTCGCGAAGGAAAATCAGTGAGATTTACCTTTATTGATGACCATGAAGAAGACTTTGAAGTAGCTCGGATGTGTGAAATCTTCGAGGTTTCCCGGAGTGGATATTACACCTGGAAGAATCGTCCGATGAGTATACGCCAGGAGAATCAACAGGAGTTGACACAGGCCATGAAGGAGATTCATCAGGAGACACGAGAAGTGTATGGCTCTCCTCGGATGCATAGAGAATTGCTGGAACGCGGCTATGAGGTCTCAGAGAATACGGTGGCCAAATTGATGAATCAGGCTGGAATTCAGGCAAAAACCAGGAAGAAGTTCAAAAACACCACGGACTCGAATCATTCCCGGCCCGTGGCTGAGAACCATCTGGATCGTCAGTTTGATGCCGTGACAAAAAGCAATGAAGTTTGGCTGAGTGACATCACCTGCATCTGGACTGAGGAGGGCTGGTTGTACCTGGCAGCAGTGCTGGATATGTATACGCGCAAAGTTGTAGGCTGGTCGATGGCCGAACGCATGACCTCAGACCTGGTGGTCAATGCCTTGAGGATGGCAGTGGATCAGGAGGCCGTGTCGAATGCAGACCTCAAAGAATTAACGCTTCACTCAGACCGCGGGAGTCAGTACGCTAGCGAGGATTATCAACAGGTGTTGACCTCGATGGGAATCACCTGTTCGATGAGCCGGAAAGGGAACTGTTGGGACAACGCTCCCATGGAGTCATTTTTTGCGACGTTGAAGAAAGAGCTCGTTCATCATGAGCGATACAAGAAGCGTTCAGAGGCTCGATCGAGCCTGTTTGAATACATCGAAGTGTTTTATAATCGAGTACGGAAACATTCTGCACTGGGCTATCTGAGCCCTGCGCAGTTTGTACAAGTGACTTAA
- a CDS encoding RipA family octameric membrane protein: MSESAPDQPCNPKHQEIQHLLLEQYKLYVEMADRVSTRRHSMHLAFITLHTLVLAAIGQLLQSDTEVRAGLILPLLLVGIGLCVLWVLLTLSYRRLNEAKYKVVGLLEKELPAQPYSVLEWTMLGKGGDSGRYMTLTQIESFIPVFFIVIYLAASVVFVKESPKPHEVNLPSHETRSNFLT, translated from the coding sequence ATGTCTGAATCCGCCCCAGATCAACCATGCAATCCAAAACATCAAGAGATACAGCATTTATTGCTTGAGCAATACAAACTCTACGTCGAAATGGCGGATCGTGTCAGCACTCGGCGACATAGCATGCACCTTGCGTTTATAACCTTACACACACTGGTTCTCGCCGCCATTGGCCAGTTGCTTCAAAGCGACACAGAAGTACGAGCAGGATTGATTTTGCCTTTGCTGTTAGTCGGGATCGGCTTGTGTGTTCTGTGGGTCTTGCTGACTCTATCTTACCGAAGGTTGAACGAAGCGAAATACAAAGTTGTTGGACTTCTTGAAAAGGAGTTGCCCGCTCAACCATACAGTGTTCTGGAATGGACAATGCTGGGAAAGGGCGGAGATTCCGGTCGATATATGACATTGACGCAGATCGAATCGTTTATCCCTGTGTTTTTTATCGTAATATACCTCGCAGCAAGCGTGGTCTTTGTAAAAGAGTCGCCAAAGCCACATGAGGTGAATCTTCCATCACATGAAACGCGGTCCAATTTCTTAACTTAA
- a CDS encoding IS30 family transposase encodes MSHTHLTAEERDSIAHMHALGHSRIEIARELSRDPSTISRELRRNSDATGKYFAGKADRKARRRRQLCKLPWKLNHAPLKEFLLDKLSLKWSPEQIAGQLLRLHPREARMRISIETIYAWIKANKKQGGNIYRQLRQSRKKRRKRYGTGISRRCDPTKKPMDQRPVSARNRSRIGHWESDTIEGQKGTGYIVTHVERKTGYLVASYLPDKKASTLNAASVFAFEGLPSSLIRTLTTDNGSEFSGHRELEQALHCAIYFAPARQPWQRGQNENTNGLLRQYFLKGSDFRKLKAEDIQAAVMELNNRPRKKYQFKSPHELFEPKTRAFQN; translated from the coding sequence ATGTCACACACGCATCTTACTGCTGAGGAACGTGATTCCATAGCGCACATGCACGCCCTGGGACACTCTCGAATAGAAATTGCGCGCGAGTTATCCCGAGACCCCAGCACGATCTCCCGAGAACTGCGGCGGAATTCGGATGCGACCGGGAAGTATTTCGCCGGGAAAGCCGACCGCAAAGCGCGACGGCGTCGACAACTCTGCAAACTCCCCTGGAAACTCAACCACGCTCCGCTCAAAGAATTCCTGCTCGATAAGTTGTCTCTCAAGTGGTCGCCGGAACAGATTGCAGGTCAACTCTTGCGACTGCATCCTCGGGAGGCCAGAATGCGAATATCCATTGAGACGATTTACGCCTGGATCAAAGCAAACAAAAAGCAGGGCGGCAACATCTACAGGCAGCTGCGTCAATCGAGAAAGAAACGCCGCAAACGCTACGGCACAGGGATCTCCAGACGATGCGACCCGACCAAAAAGCCAATGGATCAGCGACCGGTTTCTGCACGCAATCGTTCGCGGATCGGGCACTGGGAATCGGATACCATCGAGGGTCAAAAGGGGACCGGCTACATTGTCACGCATGTCGAACGCAAGACCGGCTATCTTGTGGCGAGCTATCTGCCGGACAAGAAAGCATCGACGTTGAACGCGGCTTCGGTGTTTGCGTTTGAGGGGTTGCCATCGTCATTGATTCGAACTTTGACGACGGACAACGGGAGTGAGTTTTCGGGTCATCGAGAGTTGGAGCAAGCCCTGCATTGTGCGATCTATTTTGCTCCGGCTCGCCAGCCGTGGCAACGCGGCCAGAATGAGAACACCAACGGGCTTCTGCGGCAATACTTCCTGAAGGGGAGCGATTTCCGTAAACTGAAAGCCGAGGATATTCAAGCGGCTGTGATGGAGTTGAACAACCGGCCTCGCAAAAAGTACCAATTCAAATCACCACACGAACTGTTCGAACCCAAAACCCGTGCATTTCAAAATTGA
- a CDS encoding transposase gives MTSLTNQTHREALEQLLTIVRQIFKQQRTDSPKIYSVHEPHVECIAKGKAHKKYEFGCKVSVATTNANSFIVGVLALHGNPFDGHTLQQAVDQVVKITEIEPAHIMVDRGYRGHDYEGSGKVHLAGRIPKTATRAFRKMLKRRSAIEPTIGHLKSDHRMERNYLKGREGDRINALVSAIGYNLRKLLAGLACAQFFPILAIDKLINRLCQLILPRQIPNNWPLLTGS, from the coding sequence GTGACCAGCCTCACCAATCAGACGCACCGGGAAGCCCTCGAGCAACTGCTGACAATCGTAAGGCAAATCTTTAAACAACAGCGAACCGACAGTCCGAAAATCTACAGCGTCCACGAACCGCATGTCGAGTGCATTGCCAAAGGGAAGGCGCATAAGAAGTATGAATTCGGCTGCAAAGTGAGTGTAGCGACCACAAACGCCAACAGCTTCATCGTCGGAGTCCTTGCTTTGCATGGGAATCCCTTCGATGGCCACACACTTCAGCAGGCGGTTGATCAGGTGGTGAAGATCACTGAGATTGAGCCCGCACACATCATGGTTGATCGTGGCTATCGTGGCCATGATTATGAGGGATCGGGGAAGGTGCACCTGGCTGGACGGATCCCAAAAACGGCGACGCGGGCGTTTCGGAAAATGCTCAAACGTCGCAGCGCGATTGAGCCCACAATTGGCCATCTCAAGAGCGATCACCGGATGGAGCGAAACTATTTGAAGGGTCGCGAAGGAGATCGCATCAATGCTCTGGTGAGTGCGATCGGTTACAACCTGCGCAAGCTCCTGGCCGGGCTGGCCTGCGCTCAATTTTTCCCCATCCTGGCCATCGACAAGCTGATAAATCGGTTATGTCAACTCATTCTTCCGAGACAAATCCCCAACAATTGGCCACTTCTGACAGGTTCCTAA
- a CDS encoding polymorphic toxin-type HINT domain-containing protein, translated as MGGQTVTTTLEHPFYVDEKGWTPARDLEHGDLIVGMDDSLTPVTAILSTGQIESVYNMRVAEDHTYFVGDEHWGFSLWVHNTYVAVEYNGKYALEGPQGYVTQEIYQLDGTSQTVVIVFNTKEEAWDYAKGLPAYDSTHHADWELLGPRGGKNGSGSETSGVDFALEPGQRLTFPEQSLYGHTEGKILDFLMESAQLGPGKYLEISGQRPPCSSCKRAMQKTSADYNMTIEYIDSTGDRWIWINGTVQ; from the coding sequence GTGGGCGGTCAAACCGTCACCACGACTTTGGAACATCCCTTCTATGTCGACGAGAAAGGCTGGACTCCCGCGCGTGACCTCGAACACGGCGATCTCATCGTCGGTATGGACGATTCGCTAACCCCGGTCACTGCGATCCTCTCGACAGGCCAAATCGAATCCGTCTACAATATGCGAGTCGCCGAAGACCACACGTACTTCGTCGGCGACGAGCACTGGGGATTTTCGCTCTGGGTGCACAATACGTATGTTGCCGTAGAGTATAATGGAAAATACGCATTGGAAGGTCCTCAAGGGTATGTCACGCAGGAGATTTACCAACTTGATGGTACTTCACAAACAGTGGTAATTGTATTCAATACCAAAGAAGAGGCTTGGGATTATGCCAAAGGATTGCCAGCTTACGATAGTACTCACCACGCCGACTGGGAATTATTAGGACCTCGTGGAGGAAAAAATGGAAGTGGTTCTGAAACAAGTGGTGTTGATTTTGCACTGGAACCAGGTCAACGCCTCACTTTTCCAGAACAGTCACTATATGGTCATACGGAAGGCAAAATACTTGATTTCCTTATGGAATCAGCACAACTCGGTCCTGGCAAGTATCTTGAAATATCGGGTCAACGGCCTCCATGTTCCTCTTGTAAAAGAGCTATGCAAAAAACTTCAGCAGATTACAATATGACTATTGAATACATTGACTCAACTGGTGACCGATGGATTTGGATTAACGGGACTGTACAATAA